Proteins co-encoded in one Armatimonadota bacterium genomic window:
- a CDS encoding Crp/Fnr family transcriptional regulator — MIDDHDYARVVRALPVLRRADPQLVRELREAATLVRLPAGSDVFAEGDRVEAIALLLSGRVRVYKIGESGREITLYRFGLGESCVLTASAILHRRTFPAIATVEQDAEAVLVPADTFRRWVHRFDLWRDFVFDMLAQRLASLLDVLDQVAFRRLDTRLAAWLLTRARGHNPVRVTHQQIAAELGTSREVVSRVLEEFARQGLVRTRRGLVEIVDVAGLQQRAAV; from the coding sequence ATGATCGACGACCACGACTACGCCCGCGTGGTGCGCGCCCTGCCCGTGCTGCGCCGCGCCGACCCGCAGCTGGTCCGCGAGCTCCGGGAGGCGGCCACGCTGGTGCGCCTGCCCGCCGGCAGCGACGTCTTCGCCGAGGGCGATCGGGTGGAGGCCATCGCCTTGCTGCTGTCGGGGAGGGTGCGCGTCTACAAGATCGGGGAGTCCGGTCGCGAGATCACCCTCTACCGGTTCGGCCTGGGCGAGTCGTGCGTGCTTACGGCGAGCGCCATTCTCCACCGCAGGACCTTTCCCGCCATCGCGACCGTCGAGCAGGACGCCGAGGCGGTGCTGGTGCCGGCGGACACGTTCCGCCGCTGGGTGCACCGGTTCGACCTGTGGCGCGACTTCGTGTTCGACATGCTGGCGCAGCGGCTGGCCAGCCTGCTGGACGTGCTGGACCAGGTGGCCTTCCGCCGGCTGGATACCCGTCTGGCCGCCTGGCTGCTGACGCGGGCCCGGGGGCACAACCCGGTCCGGGTGACCCACCAGCAGATCGCGGCGGAACTGGGCACCTCGCGGGAAGTGGTCAGCCGCGTGCTGGAGGAGTTCGCGCGCCAGGGGCTCGTCCGGACCCGACGCGGTCTCGTCGAGATCGTGGACGTCGCGGGGCTGCAGCAGCGCGCGGCTGTGTGA
- a CDS encoding molybdopterin-dependent oxidoreductase, whose amino-acid sequence MKLSRREFLIVTGSTAAVAAAASAPAVRRLLPPRRRFWYQQPTTAVPTVCEMCLWRCGAIAYVGGGRVWKLEGHPDNPKSNGRLCARGLGGIGELYDPDRLRWPLIRTGARGEGKFRQATWDEALDVTARALLRIKEQYGPESVAFFGHYAGDRWFVDYLAPAWGSPNAAKPSVGMCTTPREVAALLTFGRPLGGHEPVDWEHTRYIVLLGTHIGENAHNTMMQEFAAARARGAKVVVVDPRFSTVAGKADRYLPIKPGTDTALLLAWLHVLVTEELYDRDYVARWTEGFEQLAAHVRPFTPAWAAAITELPAEVIAEVARDLARYRPRAVVVPGRHVVWYGNDTQRLRALYLVNVLLGNWGRPGGFYIPEAPYVDEYPLPPFPIGSEAGG is encoded by the coding sequence ATGAAACTGTCGCGGCGCGAGTTCCTGATCGTCACGGGCAGCACGGCGGCCGTGGCCGCCGCGGCGTCCGCGCCCGCGGTGCGCCGCCTGCTGCCGCCCAGGCGGCGGTTCTGGTACCAGCAGCCCACCACCGCGGTCCCCACGGTGTGCGAGATGTGCCTGTGGCGGTGCGGGGCGATCGCCTACGTGGGCGGGGGCCGGGTGTGGAAGCTCGAGGGCCATCCCGACAACCCCAAGTCCAACGGCCGGCTGTGCGCCCGGGGCCTGGGTGGAATCGGCGAACTCTACGACCCCGACCGACTGCGGTGGCCGCTGATCCGTACCGGCGCCCGCGGCGAGGGGAAGTTCCGCCAGGCGACGTGGGACGAGGCCCTCGACGTCACGGCCAGGGCGTTGCTGCGCATCAAGGAACAGTACGGGCCGGAATCCGTGGCGTTCTTCGGGCACTACGCGGGCGACCGCTGGTTCGTCGACTACCTGGCCCCGGCGTGGGGCTCGCCCAACGCCGCCAAACCGTCGGTCGGCATGTGCACCACCCCGCGCGAGGTGGCGGCGCTGCTGACCTTCGGCCGCCCGCTGGGCGGGCACGAGCCCGTGGACTGGGAGCATACCCGCTACATCGTGCTGCTCGGTACCCACATCGGCGAGAACGCCCACAACACCATGATGCAGGAGTTCGCGGCCGCACGCGCCCGGGGCGCGAAGGTCGTGGTGGTGGATCCCCGCTTCTCGACGGTGGCCGGCAAGGCCGACCGCTACCTGCCCATCAAGCCCGGCACCGACACTGCGCTCCTGCTGGCGTGGCTGCACGTGCTGGTGACCGAGGAGCTCTACGACCGGGACTACGTCGCTCGCTGGACGGAGGGCTTTGAGCAGCTGGCGGCCCACGTGCGGCCGTTCACGCCCGCCTGGGCCGCGGCCATCACCGAGCTGCCGGCCGAGGTCATCGCCGAGGTGGCCCGCGACCTGGCGCGCTACCGCCCGCGCGCGGTGGTGGTGCCCGGCCGGCACGTGGTCTGGTACGGCAACGACACCCAGCGCCTGCGGGCGCTCTACCTGGTCAACGTCCTGCTGGGCAACTGGGGGCGACCCGGGGGCTTCTACATCCCCGAAGCGCCCTACGTCGACGAGTACCCGCTGCCGCCCTTCCCCATCGGCTCTGAGGCCGGGGGCTGA